One bacterium genomic window, AATTTCAGTCATACCTCAATTCCTTCCCCTTTTACAATATGTTTTCTATAAGTTTCAGGAAGAATTAAAAGACCAAATTTTTCATCAAGTAATAAGTTTTTAAAAGAAGAGACATCAATTCTATTTTTGATTAGTCCATTTAATATCCCTGCCCTTTCAATATCACCAAGAAAAATTCCTCCAACAATTTTATTTTCATTGATAACAATCTTTTTATAAATTTTCTTTTCATAATCTATTTTTTTTAATATCTCACATCTTTTTTCATCTTTTGGATTTGTTATTCCAAAAGAAATTGTTGGAATACCAAAAAATTCAATTGAATTCATAATAAATATACCTTCATATTTTTTACTCCCACCTGACATATTAATTCCTGCAATTTTTCCCTGTTTTGTTGCTCTCGGCCATATTGCAATAACTGAGATATTTCCGTCAAATTCAATACTTTCAGCAACATCTCCACCTGCATAAATAAAAGGTATATTTGTCTTCATATATTCATCTACTATTATCCCTTTGTTTTTCTTTATATTTATACCTTCAATAATTTCAGTATTTGGTACAACACCAATTGCTATAACCAATACATTTGCTTTTATTTTTTTACCATCCTTTAAAATTACTTCTTTTAAATCCCCATCCTTTGTATTAACTTTTTCAATAGTATTTCCTTTTATTATTTCACAATTATTTTCTTTTAGTTTATTTTCAACTATCTCTGAAGCAATATTATCAAAAGTATTTGCAAAAATCCTATCAGATAATTCAACAATTTTAACAAAAATATTTTTTGAGATTAAACCTTCTGCACATTTAAGACCAATAAGTCCACCACCAAGAATAACCACTTCTTTAACTTTTTTATCTTCTATATATCTTTCAAGTTTTTTAGCATCATTTAGTTTCGTAAAAGTAAATAATCCATTTTTAATTTTTTCAATCCCTTTTATATCCGGTATTATTGGTTTTCCTCCAGTTCCTATAAAAATATAGTCAAAATTAAATTTCCCATAGGTTGTAAATAAAATTTTATCTTTTAAATCAATTTTTTCACATCTTGTTTTTAAAAATAGTTTT contains:
- a CDS encoding FAD-dependent oxidoreductase, coding for KLFLKTRCEKIDLKDKILFTTYGKFNFDYIFIGTGGKPIIPDIKGIEKIKNGLFTFTKLNDAKKLERYIEDKKVKEVVILGGGLIGLKCAEGLISKNIFVKIVELSDRIFANTFDNIASEIVENKLKENNCEIIKGNTIEKVNTKDGDLKEVILKDGKKIKANVLVIAIGVVPNTEIIEGINIKKNKGIIVDEYMKTNIPFIYAGGDVAESIEFDGNISVIAIWPRATKQGKIAGINMSGGSKKYEGIFIMNSIEFFGIPTISFGITNPKDEKRCEILKKIDYEKKIYKKIVINENKIVGGIFLGDIERAGILNGLIKNRIDVSSFKNLLLDEKFGLLILPETYRKHIVKGEGIEV